In Oryza glaberrima chromosome 8, OglaRS2, whole genome shotgun sequence, the following are encoded in one genomic region:
- the LOC127782686 gene encoding uncharacterized protein LOC127782686: protein MAGHQRSTSLPSMPHPNYIKIEEELRNICSGISSPSATIEMVSDALRRLGGVYNCINEIISLHSNQAHGKKLEEEMERSLEVLDLCSAMQEMFADLKMTIQELQMVLNRGDHAVVQVKAQSYIRLVRKAKHHLKKASNKSTSDEDGRLVSLLTTARGITASVLKSALELLSKQISTCNPSKWSLISKSFQKAKVSCEEVQLQALELGIVGLESGVENLFRRLIQTRASLLNTLSS from the coding sequence ATGGCTGGCCATCAAAGATCGACAAGCCTGCCGTCTATGCCTCACCCCAACTACATCAAGATCGAAGAAGAGCTGCGCAACATATGCTCAGGCATCTCATCGCCATCCGCCACCATCGAAATGGTGTCTGACGCTCTGAGGAGGCTTGGTGGCGTCTACAACTGCATCAACGAGATCATAAGCTTGCATAGCAACCAAGCACATGGCAAGAAGCTGGAGGAAGAGATGGAGCGGTCTCTGGAGGTGCTGGATCTTTGCAGCGCCATGCAAGAGATGTTCGCTGACCTGAAGATGACCATCCAAGAGCTGCAGATGGTTCTCAACAGGGGAGACCATGCAGTTGTTCAAGTGAAGGCTCAGTCATACATCCGCCTGGTGAGGAAGGCTAAGCATCACCTGAAGAAGGCCAGCAACAAGTCTACCTCTGATGAGGATGGAAGGCTAGTCAGTCTGTTGACAACAGCGAGAGGGATCACTGCCTCGGTCCTGAAATCTGCCCTAGAGCTCCTGTCGAAGCAAATCTCCACCTGCAATCCAAGCAAGTGGTCTCTTATCTCCAAATCGTTCCAGAAGGCCAAAGTTTCATGCGAGGAGGTGCAATTGCAGGCATTAGAGTTGGGCATCGTTGGCCTAGAGAGCGGAGTTGAGAATCTGTTCAGGAGATTGATCCAAACCAGGGCTTCCCTTCTGAACACTCTTAGCTCATAG
- the LOC127783237 gene encoding protein ALTERED PHOSPHATE STARVATION RESPONSE 1-like, with the protein MGCGQSKTDGGGGGGGAAVALCRDRAALLADAIRHRYALADAHRAYAASLRDAAAALHDFLRGVQALPPPSSSDVDDAAPLRLPDLRKGDHSLPAAVVPLPVDAVVIKQVDDDGGGHIHFPSDDDDDEGGSDGSGIHIHFPSDDDDDAEPPPPRPAAAPAPHAATPYTYAPPYGYGPGAGQYEYGVDMGGYGQSFFSISYARSQPPPPSSVVSYEHRPQTANATVHYYPGDGAAGPPLPGSYYGSAAPPPSPPRVSAWDFFNPFESFESYYHQDQPSPAPPAYTPSRSSNGAREEDDNGIPEVEHDEVDKVDNHQDANGMPLPAKDVSEEQHRKSKSSEASSSTSSSMISDLHVVQKSVIEEQLRHSDAAGPPAIPGKVYNDDVEVVEEIRSQFEHAAKSAFDVSKVLEVGKMPYYQKSSGLKVSSMMICGLSSVGEEFLQFEEDKAMECGNLSSTLQKLYMWEKKLLEEVKTEEKMRVLYNQKREELKVLYGRGAEAHKLEATETHIRKLSTKISIAIQIVNTISKNINNLRDDELWPQTCELIQGLMQMWHAMSKCHQIQRHAISQARNLDSKLDSARFSEAHMDLIKRLELQLLELISSFATWVNAQKSFVGTLNEWLKRGIDYVPEVTDDGTPPFSPGRLGAPPIFIICNNWAISTGRISEKEVVDKMQAFASSVLHLWEKHRLEWRQGMMANKDMDRDLRVMERDELSMRKALDAQSKKLVLVSNQSGVSLSAQVVHDSGPTAEVGLQSCMNKVFEAMESFTAACANAYSDLHLRSEEEKTRLGQNNGRVPSFISDLAGKYIASN; encoded by the exons ATGGGGTGCGGCCAGTCCAAGACtgacgggggcgggggcgggggcggcgcggcggtggcgctgtgCCGGGACCGCGCCGCGCTGCTGGCCGACGCCATCCGCCACCGCTACGCGCTCGCCGACGCCCACCGCGCCTACGCCGCCTCGCTgcgggacgccgccgccgcgctgcacgACTTCCTCCGCGGCGTCcaggcgctgccgccgccgtcgtcgtccgacgtcgacgacgccgcgccgctgcgCCTCCCCGACCTGAGGAAGGGGGACCActcgctccccgccgccgtggtTCCCCTCCCCGTCGACGCGGTGGTCATCAAACaggttgacgacgacggcggcggccacatACATTTcccctccgacgacgacgacgacgagggcggtTCTGATGGTAGTGGTATCCACATCCATTTCccgtccgacgacgacgacgacgctgagccGCCTCCCCCACGCCCCGCCGCGGCTCCggcgccgcacgccgccacgCCATACACCTACGCTCCGCCGTACGGCTACGGCCCCGGCGCCGGGCAGTATGAATACGGCGTCGACATGGGCGGCTACGGCCAGAGCTTCTTCAGCATCAGCTACGCCCggagccagccgccgccgccgtcgtccgttGTGTCCTACGAGCACCGCCCCCAAACGGCCAATGCGACTGTTCACTACTACCCgggggacggcgccgccgggccACCGCTTCCCGGCTCCTACTACggcagcgccgcgccgccgccatcgccgccgcgggtgTCCGCCTGGGACTTCTTCAACCCGTTCGAGTCATTCGAGAGCTACTACCACCAGGACCAGCCATCTCCTGCTCCACCGGCCTACACGCCAAGCCGGAGCTCCAATGGCGCGCGGGAGGAAGATGACAATGGCATCCCCGAGGTGGAGCACGACGAGGTCGACAAGGTTGACAACCACCAGGATGCCAATGGCATGCCATTGCCGGCGAAGGATGTCAGTGAGGAGCAGCACAGGAAGTCCAAGTCCTCGGAGGCCAGCAGTAGTACCAGCAGCAGCATGATCAGTGATCTCCATGTAGTTCAGAAGAGTGTGATTGAAGAACAGCTGCGGCATTCGGATGCCGCGGGGCCTCCCGCGATCCCCGGGAAGGTTTACAATGACGATgtcgaggtggtggaggagatcAGATCACAATTCGAGCATGCCGCAAAGTCCGCATTCGATGTATCCAAGGTGCTTGAGGTTGGGAAGATGCCTTACTACCAGAAGAGTTCAGGATTAAAAG TATCCTCGATGATGATTTGTGGGCTATCTTCGGTGGGGGAGGAGTTCCTGCAATTTGAGGAGGACAAGGCTATGGAATGTGGTAACCTTTCTTCAACATTGCAGAAGCTGTACATGTGGGAGAAAAAGCTTCTTGAGGAAGTCAAG ACTGAGGAGAAGATGAGGGTGCTGTATAACCAAAAGCGTGAGGAGCTGAAAGTTTTGTATGGAAGGGGTGCCGAAGCACACAAGCTTGAGGCAACTGAAACTCATATCAGGAAGCTATCAACAAAGATAAGCATTGCCATTCAGATTGTCAATACTATCTCAAAAAACATCAATAATCTGAGAGATGACGAACTATGGCCGCAAACATGTGAACTGATTCAAGG GTTAATGCAAATGTGGCATGCCATGTCAAAATGCCATCAGATCCAACGCCACGCCATATCCCAAGCTAGAAACTTGGACTCTAAGCTAGATTCTGCAAGGTTCAGTGAAGCTCATATGGACTTAATCAAGCGGCTAGAGCTTCAGTTACTGGAGTTGATTTCTAGTTTTGCTACATGGGTCAATGCTCAAAAGAGCTTTGTTGGCACTTTAAATGAGTGGCTCAAGAGGGGAATTGACTATGTGCCCGAAGTTACCGATGACGGGACTCCCCCCTTTTCTCCAGGACGCTTAGGAGCGCCCCCCATTTTCATCATCTGTAATAATTGGGCAATCAGCACGGGAAGAATATCGGAGAAGGAAGTAGTAGACAAAATGCAGGCTTTTGCCTCAAGTGTCCTGCACCTCTGGGAGAAGCACAGGTTAGAATGGAGGCAAGGTATGATGGCTAACAAAGATATGGACAGGGACCTTAGAGTGATGGAGAGGGATGAACTCTCAATGCGCAAGGCTCTCGATGCGCAAAGCAAGAAGCTTGTGCTTGTTTCCAATCAGAGTGGCGTGTCGTTATCTGCGCAGGTGGTTCACGACAGTGGTCCAACTGCTGAAGTTGGTTTGCAATCTTGTATGAATAAGGTCTTTGAAGCAATGGAGAGCTTCACTGCCGCTTGTGCGAATGCATACAGTGATCTCCATCTTCGCtctgaagaagagaagactcGACTCGGCCAAAACAATGGCAGAGTTCCTAGCTTCATTTCAGACTTAGCTGGTAAGTACATAGCAAGTAACTGA